The Acidimicrobiales bacterium sequence ACCAACGCGAATGGCGAACCGGCAGCGACGTACGAACGGGTCGGTCACGTCGCGACGATCACCTACAACCGTCCGGAGGCCATGAACGCGGTGAACGGCGCCATGCGCGAAGCCCTCGACGAAGCGTGGACGCGGTTTCGCGAGGACGAGGACGCATGGGTCGGGATCGTCACCGGCACCGGCCGCACGTTCTGTGCGGGCGCGGATCTGCGCGACGGGAAAGGCTCGACCGGCACCTGGCCGGGCTCGTTCTGGGAGTGGCCGACCATCACGACGTTCGAGAGCGGCATGGAGGTGTGGAAGCCCACCATCGCCGCGGTCAACGGCCCGTGCATCGGCTACGGGTTGACCGCGGTGCTGGCCTGTGACTTCGTGCTCGCGAGCGACCGGGCGACGTTCGCCTACCCGGAGGTGACGATCGGCGTCGCCACGATCGTCGGGGCCCTCCGACTGCCGAAGCACGTGGCGATGCCCGACGCGCTCGAGTTGCTCCTGACCGGCGATCCGATCGACGCGGACCACGCCCAGCGGATCGGACTCGCGTGGCGGGTCCACGAGCACGAGGCCCTCATGGACGAGGCCCGCCGGCTGGCCGACCGTCTCTGCCAGGGAGCGCCGCTCGCGGTCCGCGCGACCAACGAGATGGCCCACCGGGGAACGGAGCTGCCCTGGACCGATGCCGTGCGGATGGGTGAGGCGATGCGCCGCGTGGTGAGCCAGAGCGAGGACTCCGCCGAGGGCGGCCGCGCCTGGGCGGAGAAGCGTGATCCCGACTGGAAGGGCCGCTGAGCGGGCCGGACGGTGCCGCCTACATCACCGGCAGCAGCACGGTGAACGTCGTGCCCCGGCCCTCTTCGGTCGTGAATCGGAGATCCCCACCCCAGGCCCGTACATTGCGTCGACTCGCGGCGAGACCGATCCCGTTGCCGTCCTCCTTCGTCGTGAAGTGCGGCTCGAACACACGGTCGAGGAACGGGGCGGGAATGCCGCAGCCGTTGTCGATCACGTTGATCGCGATGTGATCGCCGGCCGAACCGTTCTCGGTCGCGTCGTCCTCGTCGAGGACGACAGTGGTCACCTCGATGCGGATCTTGCCGCGGGGCTCCACGGCATCGCGGGCGTTGACCACGAGGTTGGTGACGATGCGTTCGATGCCGGAGCGGTCCGCGGCGGCCATGAGACCGTCGGTGCGATCCTCGAACGACAGGTCGGCCTGATGGTCGACGAGCACCCGAAGCATGTTGGTGAGCTCGGCGACGAGCGGCCCGACCTCGAGCGGCTGGACACGGCCCCGACTGGGACGGCTCATCGCCATCAGATCCTCGGCGATGTTGCAGGCGCGATCAACGGCCTCCTCCGCCGCCCGTACGCGGTCCGCCTCCTCCGTCTCCTGATCCATGAGGCCGAGCTGCATCCCGATCGAGGAGAGCAGATTGTGGAGATCGTGCGCGGCGCTGCCGACGACCCCGGCGACCGAGCCGAGCGCGGCGCCCTCGACCAACATGCCATCGACCGCGCGACGGTCGGTCACGTCCTCGAGGGTGCCGACGATGCCGTAGGCGTTCGCGGCGGTACCGGAACGGCTCATCGTGAGCCGCAGCTCGCGGGCATCGGGGCTGGTGCGGGTGCGCAACTCGGTCACGAGCGGAGCCGAACCGTCCCACATCGCGAGCTCGCTGCGAACCCGGACGACGTCGGCGGCGTCGAAGCGGTCCATCCATCCGGTGTCGAGCAGCTCGGACGGATCGACGCCCAGCTCGTTGGCGATGCGGGCGTTGACGTAGCGCCAGCGATTCTCCGCATCGGCGAGGAAGATACCGATGGGCGCCATCTCCACCAGCGTGTTGAAGATGGACTGGTTCGCCGCCTTCTCGGCTTCCACCGCGCGACGGGCGGTCACATCGCGGGCGTTGAGCACGATCCCGCGCACGATCGGGTCCGAGCGATAATCGGTGAACAGGGCTTCGACGACGACCCACTCGCCGTCGGCGCGGAGCAGGCGGAGATCGACGGGTCCCATGGTGACGCCCGGGTCCTCCAACGCCGCGACGAACAGCGCTCGCATCGTGTCCAGATCGTCGGTGTGGATGAAGGAGATCCAGTTCTCCTGCATCACCGTGGTCGACCGTTCGAGCAGCGTCGCGACCGTCGGCGTGATGTAGTCGATCGAACCACCCTCGTCGAGGATCGCGATGATGTCGCCGGCACTCGAGACGATCGACCGCAGGCGCCGTTCCGACTGACCGAGGCGCCGCTTCGCCATCACCCGGCTGGTGACGTCGCGCATCGTCGACAGCACACCGCCGACGCCGGGCTCGTCGAGCAGGTTCGTCGACATCCGCTCGACCCAACGCCACGTGCCGTCCGCGTGGCGCGCCCGGAACTGGATCCGGCGGCTGCCGCCCGGCTCCATCCGCAGCTCGGCGCCGATCTGCTGACAACGCTCGACGTCCTCGGGGTGGATGAGCGACCAGCCCGCCGCATTCAGGTACTCGGAGGGCGCGTAGCCGAGAACGGAGCGGACGGACTCCGAGACCCAGATCAGGTTGTCGTCCACGTCGACCAGGGTCTGGAACTCGGTCGCCTGGGCGAGGGTCGCGGCGGCGAGCGCGGCCGGAACCGTCGATGACGGTCCTGCCCCAGTTCGTCCTGTCGCGATGACCTCGGTCACTCCAACTCCCACCGATGAGACGGCGCGCGCCGTTCCTGTGACCCAATCGGCCCATACCGCCGCGATCTCAGTGTTTCGGCGCAGATCCGCCGAATTCCCGAGCGATTCGCCGGCGCCACCAGGTCTTTCGGCCCATACGACCGATGACCGGTGTCCCCAATTCGCGCCCGCCACCTCACGGAGCGTGGTGGACGCTTGAGAGCCCGGCGCGAAGGCCGACAGGGTCCCCAACGTGAAGCTGTGGATCCTCCTCGGAGGTGACACCGGTGAGAGGGACGAACCAGCGATGACCATCACGATCTTTCTGCTCGACGACCATGAGATGGTGCGTCGGGGCCTCCGGGACATCCTGGCGGCGGAGCCGGACTTCGACGTGGTCGGCGAAGCCGGCACCGTGACGGAGGGCGTGAAGGGCATCGTCGAGCTGAAGCCGGATGTGGCGCTCGTGGACGTCGTGCTCCCCGACGGGAACGGCGTCGAGGTCTGCGAGGCGCTCGGCCAGCACGCACCGAACGTCAGCATTCTCGTGCTCACGTCGTTCTCGGACGACGACACGCTGTTCGCGGCGATCAACGCCGGCGCCTCCGGCTATGTCCTCAAGCGGGTCGGCTCGGACGAACTCATCAAGTCCGTGCGCGGCGTCCATGCCGGTCAGTCGCTGGTCGACCCCCGGCTCACCGACCGCATGTTCGACCGCTTGCGTGCCGGCCAGTCCGACGACGAGGAACGCCTGGCCGAACTCAACGACCGCGAGCGAAGCCTGCTCGAGCTCGTCGCCGAGGGTCTGACCAATCGCCAGATCGGCGACCGGCTGCACCTCTCCGAGAAGACGGTGAAGAACTACGTGTCGACCATGCTCAAGAAGCTCGGCATGGACACCCGCACCGAAGCGGCCGTCTTCGCCACCCAGCTCGCGGCCAAGCGCTCGACCGAAGCCCTCGCCGACCGCGGCGGCTGACCCCCGTACCCCTCCACCCCCCTCCAGGAAAAACCACCCGGAACTGGCGTGTGCATCGCCGGGAACGTGGGTGCGGGCTACGCCACTTCGGCTAGGAGGAGGGGGAGCCGAAGATGTGGGGATACATGGCGGTGGTCGCCTGGCTCATCATGTCGACCCGCTCGGCACGGGGTACCTGCGCGGCGAACTCGAGTCCCTCGTCGGCGAGGTGACGGCCGCCCTTCGGCAGGACGTCGAGCGCGCCGCGCACGACATCGCGGGGATCCACCATCGGCGCGAACATCGCGTCGAGATCCGGGTTGTGCCCGACGAACGCGGGTGTCTCCATGCTCGGCGCGACCACGGCCTGCGTGTGCACGCCGGAGTCACGGATCTCCCAGCCGATCGCCTCGACGAGGTTCACGGTGAACGCTTTCGTCGCGCTGTAGAGCCCGACGCCACCGACGCCGGCGAGGGCGGAGCCACTACTCGTCACCATGAACCCGCCGCGTCCGCGCGCCACCATCGGGGGGAGGGACCAGGCGGCGAGTTCGGTGACCGCACCGGCGTTCACGCCAAGGGTGAGGCGCCGTTCCTCGGCGGTCATGTCGAGGAAGTGCTTGACGAAGCTCACGCCCGCGTTCGCCACCGCGAGCCCGATCTCCAGGTCGCCGACGACCGCTGACAACGCCTCGATCCAGCCGGGATCCGTGACGTCGACGACGAGCGTTCGGGTGTCGCCGTCGAGCCCGGCGGCCACGTCGACGACGGCGTCGTTGCGGTCGACCATCACGACGCCCAGGCCCCGTTCGTGGAGTTCCTCGACGAAGGCGAGCCCCACACCCTGGGCGGCGCCGGTGACAACGGCCCACGGCCCGTACTGGTCGGGAAAGTCGATCATGGGCGCCGACCCTAGCCCTGTCGCGCCCGGGCGAACCACGGGGTCGTCGCTGCCTTCGGGCACACTACGCTCGACCACCCGGCCCCCGTAGCTCAGTGGATAGAGCATCGGTTTCCTAAACCGTGAGCGGAAGTTCGATTCTTCCCGGGGGCGCGAGGAAGGACCACGCCGTGCAGGTACGTCTCCGACAACTCACCGATCAGGTTCTCAACCGGTTCTTCGCCATTCCGATGTTGTTCGTCGGGCTCGGCGCGATCCTGTCCCTGCTCGTCCGGGCGATCGACACATCCGACCTGGCGCAGTCGCTCCCCACGGCGATGCAGACCACCGTGCAGAGCGGCCGCGTGCTCCTCGCGACCATCGCCGGCGGACTTCTCACATCGGTCACCCTCCTCCTGTCGCTGATGCTCGTCGCGGTGCAACTCGCGAGCACCCAGTACTCGCCGCGGACCCTGCGCAACTGGATCGGGGACAAGACGCTGCAGATCACGGTCGGCGTGGTCCTCGGCACCTCGGTCTTCTGCCTGCTCGTCCTGCGCGACACCCGGCGTCTGTCGGAGGGCACCGCCGACACACCGCCCACCGAGCTCGTCCCCCACGTCGGTGTGCTCGTGGCCGTCGCACTCGGGATCGTGTCGTTGATCCTCGTCGTGAAATCCGTCGACCACCTCGCCGACAGCCTGCGGGTCGGGCGGGTGGGCCAGCGCATCATGGCGGCCACACTGTCGACCATCCAACAGCGAAGCAGCGTCGCCGGCGGCGAGGGCGACGCTCGCAGTCCCGTCGTCCCAGCCGACACCGCGTTCCCGGATCACGCCGAACCCGTCACCACCCCGCAGGCGGGGTGGGTGCAGCAGGTCGACATCGACGCCCTGCTCGAGGCCATGCCGAGCGGTGCGACGTCGTGGATCGCGGCGCCCCTCGGCGACTATGTGCTCCCCGACGCCCCGCTCGTGTGGACTACCGCCGACACCGCGGAGTGCGAGCACGGCATCCGGGACGCGTTCGCCATCGGGGACACCCGCACGATGCAGCAGGACGCGGCCTACGGCATCCTGCGGCTGACCGACATCGCCGTGCGCGCCCTCTCCCCCGGCGTCAACGACCCCAACACGGCGGCGGACATGGTGGCGCACCTCAACGTCATCCTCCTGCGCCTGTGGGAGCTCCCGCCCGAGCCGAGCCACCATCGCGCGGAGGACCGCACCGTGATCGTGACGCCGGTGACGCACGCGGAGTACCTCCACCTCGCCTTCGACCCCATCCGGCGCTACGGCGCGGCGGACCCGGTGGTCATCGAGACGCTCGTCCGCGCCCTCACCCAACTCGTCGCGGAGGTCGAGCGCCGCGATCTCCCCGGGCCGACCGAGCCGTTGGTCGAGATGGTCGAGCTCGTCAGGTCCACGGCAGACCGGACGCAGTTCTCCCCCCAGGACCGCGAACGTCTCGACGCCATCGCGGATCCGCAGTCATGACCGTTCGTGTCGGCTTCGTCGGCTGCGGGCTCATCGCCGGGTTTCACGCGGCCGGACTGGCGCCTGTCCCCGATGCCGAGATCACGGCGGTGTTCGACGTCGACGACGCCCGGCGCCGCCGGTTCGCCGACGCGCAGGCGGCGCGCGCCGTGGCGTCGGTCGACGAACTCATCGACGCGGTCGACGCGGTCTACGTCACCACCTGGACCGCCGCCCACCCCGAAGTCGTGGACGCCGTCGTGGACGCCGGGCTCCCCGTGTTCTGCGAGAAGCCCCTCGGCGTCGATCTCGCGGCCGCGCAGGCCATGGCGGCGAGGGTCCGCGCCGCGGGCGTCGTCAACCAGGTCGGGCTCGTGTTGCGCTCGTCCCCGGCGTTTCGATGGCTGCGGGAGCAGGTGCATTCGGGCCGGCACGGCGCACCGATGAGCATGGTGTTCCGCGACGACCAGTACCTGCCCACGCGGGGCATGTACGCGTCGACCTGGCGTGGCGACCCCGCGCTCGCGGGCTCGGGCGCGCTGCTGGAGCACTCCATCCACGACCTCGATCTGATCGAGTGGATCCTCGGCGACGTCGTGTCCGTCAACGCCGTCACCGCGTTCGCCCACGACATCGACGGCATCGAGGACCAGGCGAGCGTGATCCTGCGCACCGCCGAGGGCGCACAGGCGGTGCTCAGTTCGACCTGGCACGACATCGACAGCCGCCCCAGCCAACGATCGGTGGAGGTGTTCTGTCGCACCGGCCACTTCGCCGTCGACGGCGACTGGTTCGGGCCCGTCCGCCGCCAGACGAGCGACGACGAGGACCTCGTGCTCGACGGCCACGACCTCGTCGACGCGATCCGGCCGATCGACGGCGTCGACGGCAATCCCGACGCCGACTTCGTGCACGCCGTGCAGACCGGACAGGCCGCCCACCCCGACTTCGCGGTGGCCGTGCGGGCCCACGTGCTCGCCGACGCGGCCTACCGGAGCGCGGCGGCCGGTGGCGCACCGGTCGACGTGCGCGTCACCAGATCCGACGAGCGGCCGCCCACCGGCTGAGTTCGTTGCGGTTGGACAACTGGAGCTTGCGCAGGACAGCCGACGCGTGGGTCTCGACCGTCTTCACCGAGATCGTGAGCTGCGCAGCGATCTCCTTGTAGGTGTAGCCCCGCGCCAGATGGCGCAGCACTTCCTTCTCGCGCTTCGTGAGCTGGTCGAGATCGTCGTCGGCCGCCTCCACCGCGGGCGCGGGCGCCGCGCCGGCGAAGGCATCGAGCACGAAGCCCGCCAGCCGGGGCGAGAAGACGGCGTCACCCTCGCTCACCCGGATGATCGCGTCGACGAGATCGTCGGCGGAGATCGACTTCGTCACGTATCCCCGCGCGCCGGCCCGGACGACGTCGATCACGTCCTCGGCGGCGTCGGACACGGAGAGGGCGAGGAAGGACGTGTCGACGCCCGCAGCGTCGACGGCCTCGATCACCTCCCGACCGGTGCCGGACGGCAGGTGCACGTCGAGCAGCACCACGTCGGGCGACCACTGCTCGATCACGGCGACGGCGTCCGCGACGTCGTCGGCCTCGGCCACGACGGTCACCCGCTCGCCCAACTCGGACCGGACGCCGCTGCGAAACATCTGATGGTCGTCGACGAGCACGACACGGGGCGGGGCGACGGGCATGGTCAGACCGTATCCCTGCGGGGCGCGCCGACGGCCGGAGCGAACAGCTCGACCTCCGTGCCCGCACCCGGTGAGGAGCTGATCGCGGCGGTACCGCCGACGCGCTCCATCCGTCCGACGATCGACTCCCGCACGCCGAGCCGGTCCTCGGCCACCGCGTCCGGATCGAACCCGGCGCCGGTGTCCCGGACGAAGACGCGCACGCCGTCGTCATCGACCTCGGCGTAGACCGACACGCGGTCCTGTCCGCTCCACTTCGCCGCGTTGGTGGCCGCCTCGCCCATGGCCCCGACGAGCGCCTCGAGCGCCGTGTCCATCGGAATGTCACCGACGACGACCGTCTCGACGGCGATGTCGAAGCGGTCCTCGACCACACCCGTCATCCGTTCGACCGAGTTGCGGAAGGTCGTGGCGGCGGGATCGTCGGAATCGGCGTAGAGCCAGCGGCGGAGCTCCCGCTCCTGTTGGCGCGCCAGTTGGGCGATCACCTTGGGGTCGTCGGTGCGCTGGATGAGCGCGAAGGTCTGGAGCACCGAGTCGTGGAGGTGTGCGGCCATGTCGGCGCGGGCATCGGCGTGCAGGCGACGGCGCCGCTCGTCGGTGCGTTCTCTCATCAGGCCGGTGATCCACGGGCCGACGATCAGGGCCGCGCCGGACAGTACGAGCACGGTCGCGAGCAGGCTTGAGCGCACGACATCGAACGAGAGGTCGCCGGCGATCAATGCCGTGATCCCGAGCCCGACGACGATGATCCCAGCCGCGACCCGCAAGGCTTCGGAGCGGGTCGAGTCGAAGTTCGGACGGACGTACCAGACCACGCCACCGACCGCGAGGCCGACGTTGAGCACGGGCCACGCGACGACCGGCGGCAGGCCGAGACCGAGCGCGTCCTGGACGAGCACCACCCCGACCACGATCAGGGCGAGCCCCACGCCGCGGCGGACCTCCGGTGCCTCCTCCGCGGCGACCGCGGTGGCGCCCTCTGGCATGACGAGCATCGCCAGCAGGTAGAGCGGCGCGCCGACCCCGGTGACGCCCAGGACCACGGCCGCGATGCGCATGACCTGCGGGTCGACGTGGACCGCGCGCGCCAACCCGGCGCACACGCCGCCGACGACCCGGTCGTTCGTCGAACGGGCCGGGATCTGGCTGACGCGCGTCGCGTCGGCGGGCGTCGCCGGATCGGGAGTGGCCGTGTCGTTCACGCCCTCCATGCTCGCACGAAGCGACGGGAAATGGCTCGGGGCCGCACCCGGAGCCGCCCCCGAGTCCTCAGGGTCGAATCAGGGTTGACCCCGATGGGCGGACGGCGGGCGGGACGCCATGGTGGAGCCATGAACGACCCGACCGACCAGGATCCGCCTCCCCCGGATCCGACCGAGGAGATCCCCCTTCCTCCTCCGTCCGCGGGTCCCACCGGGCCGCCCCGACGGCTGCGCCGCAGCCGCGACGATCGCATGATCTCGGGCGTGTCCGGCGGGATCGCGGAGTACTTCGCGATCGACCCCATCATCGTGCGGCTGGGCTTCTTCGCCCTCGCCCTGCTCGGGGGCAGCGGGATCGGCATCTACCTCATCGCGTGGCTGGTGATGCCCGACGCCACCGAGGACGAGAGTGCCGCCCTCAACGCCCTGCGCGGGGGTGACCGGCCCGGCGGACGGTCGATCGTCGCCCTGGTTTTGGTCGTCCTCGGGA is a genomic window containing:
- a CDS encoding SDR family NAD(P)-dependent oxidoreductase, yielding MIDFPDQYGPWAVVTGAAQGVGLAFVEELHERGLGVVMVDRNDAVVDVAAGLDGDTRTLVVDVTDPGWIEALSAVVGDLEIGLAVANAGVSFVKHFLDMTAEERRLTLGVNAGAVTELAAWSLPPMVARGRGGFMVTSSGSALAGVGGVGLYSATKAFTVNLVEAIGWEIRDSGVHTQAVVAPSMETPAFVGHNPDLDAMFAPMVDPRDVVRGALDVLPKGGRHLADEGLEFAAQVPRAERVDMMSQATTAMYPHIFGSPSS
- a CDS encoding Gfo/Idh/MocA family oxidoreductase — encoded protein: MTVRVGFVGCGLIAGFHAAGLAPVPDAEITAVFDVDDARRRRFADAQAARAVASVDELIDAVDAVYVTTWTAAHPEVVDAVVDAGLPVFCEKPLGVDLAAAQAMAARVRAAGVVNQVGLVLRSSPAFRWLREQVHSGRHGAPMSMVFRDDQYLPTRGMYASTWRGDPALAGSGALLEHSIHDLDLIEWILGDVVSVNAVTAFAHDIDGIEDQASVILRTAEGAQAVLSSTWHDIDSRPSQRSVEVFCRTGHFAVDGDWFGPVRRQTSDDEDLVLDGHDLVDAIRPIDGVDGNPDADFVHAVQTGQAAHPDFAVAVRAHVLADAAYRSAAAGGAPVDVRVTRSDERPPTG
- a CDS encoding response regulator transcription factor, which encodes MPVAPPRVVLVDDHQMFRSGVRSELGERVTVVAEADDVADAVAVIEQWSPDVVLLDVHLPSGTGREVIEAVDAAGVDTSFLALSVSDAAEDVIDVVRAGARGYVTKSISADDLVDAIIRVSEGDAVFSPRLAGFVLDAFAGAAPAPAVEAADDDLDQLTKREKEVLRHLARGYTYKEIAAQLTISVKTVETHASAVLRKLQLSNRNELSRWAAARRIW
- a CDS encoding response regulator transcription factor, producing the protein MTITIFLLDDHEMVRRGLRDILAAEPDFDVVGEAGTVTEGVKGIVELKPDVALVDVVLPDGNGVEVCEALGQHAPNVSILVLTSFSDDDTLFAAINAGASGYVLKRVGSDELIKSVRGVHAGQSLVDPRLTDRMFDRLRAGQSDDEERLAELNDRERSLLELVAEGLTNRQIGDRLHLSEKTVKNYVSTMLKKLGMDTRTEAAVFATQLAAKRSTEALADRGG
- a CDS encoding PAS domain S-box protein — translated: MTEVIATGRTGAGPSSTVPAALAAATLAQATEFQTLVDVDDNLIWVSESVRSVLGYAPSEYLNAAGWSLIHPEDVERCQQIGAELRMEPGGSRRIQFRARHADGTWRWVERMSTNLLDEPGVGGVLSTMRDVTSRVMAKRRLGQSERRLRSIVSSAGDIIAILDEGGSIDYITPTVATLLERSTTVMQENWISFIHTDDLDTMRALFVAALEDPGVTMGPVDLRLLRADGEWVVVEALFTDYRSDPIVRGIVLNARDVTARRAVEAEKAANQSIFNTLVEMAPIGIFLADAENRWRYVNARIANELGVDPSELLDTGWMDRFDAADVVRVRSELAMWDGSAPLVTELRTRTSPDARELRLTMSRSGTAANAYGIVGTLEDVTDRRAVDGMLVEGAALGSVAGVVGSAAHDLHNLLSSIGMQLGLMDQETEEADRVRAAEEAVDRACNIAEDLMAMSRPSRGRVQPLEVGPLVAELTNMLRVLVDHQADLSFEDRTDGLMAAADRSGIERIVTNLVVNARDAVEPRGKIRIEVTTVVLDEDDATENGSAGDHIAINVIDNGCGIPAPFLDRVFEPHFTTKEDGNGIGLAASRRNVRAWGGDLRFTTEEGRGTTFTVLLPVM
- a CDS encoding DUF2254 domain-containing protein, with translation MQVRLRQLTDQVLNRFFAIPMLFVGLGAILSLLVRAIDTSDLAQSLPTAMQTTVQSGRVLLATIAGGLLTSVTLLLSLMLVAVQLASTQYSPRTLRNWIGDKTLQITVGVVLGTSVFCLLVLRDTRRLSEGTADTPPTELVPHVGVLVAVALGIVSLILVVKSVDHLADSLRVGRVGQRIMAATLSTIQQRSSVAGGEGDARSPVVPADTAFPDHAEPVTTPQAGWVQQVDIDALLEAMPSGATSWIAAPLGDYVLPDAPLVWTTADTAECEHGIRDAFAIGDTRTMQQDAAYGILRLTDIAVRALSPGVNDPNTAADMVAHLNVILLRLWELPPEPSHHRAEDRTVIVTPVTHAEYLHLAFDPIRRYGAADPVVIETLVRALTQLVAEVERRDLPGPTEPLVEMVELVRSTADRTQFSPQDRERLDAIADPQS
- a CDS encoding PspC domain-containing protein, with product MNDTATPDPATPADATRVSQIPARSTNDRVVGGVCAGLARAVHVDPQVMRIAAVVLGVTGVGAPLYLLAMLVMPEGATAVAAEEAPEVRRGVGLALIVVGVVLVQDALGLGLPPVVAWPVLNVGLAVGGVVWYVRPNFDSTRSEALRVAAGIIVVGLGITALIAGDLSFDVVRSSLLATVLVLSGAALIVGPWITGLMRERTDERRRRLHADARADMAAHLHDSVLQTFALIQRTDDPKVIAQLARQQERELRRWLYADSDDPAATTFRNSVERMTGVVEDRFDIAVETVVVGDIPMDTALEALVGAMGEAATNAAKWSGQDRVSVYAEVDDDGVRVFVRDTGAGFDPDAVAEDRLGVRESIVGRMERVGGTAAISSSPGAGTEVELFAPAVGAPRRDTV
- a CDS encoding enoyl-CoA hydratase-related protein, yielding MGTNANGEPAATYERVGHVATITYNRPEAMNAVNGAMREALDEAWTRFREDEDAWVGIVTGTGRTFCAGADLRDGKGSTGTWPGSFWEWPTITTFESGMEVWKPTIAAVNGPCIGYGLTAVLACDFVLASDRATFAYPEVTIGVATIVGALRLPKHVAMPDALELLLTGDPIDADHAQRIGLAWRVHEHEALMDEARRLADRLCQGAPLAVRATNEMAHRGTELPWTDAVRMGEAMRRVVSQSEDSAEGGRAWAEKRDPDWKGR